One window of the Anomalospiza imberbis isolate Cuckoo-Finch-1a 21T00152 chromosome 12, ASM3175350v1, whole genome shotgun sequence genome contains the following:
- the URI1 gene encoding unconventional prefoldin RPB5 interactor 1 isoform X1 → MEAPGGGASPLSPALVGRLRREHEKVVTGCQEKIQHWKKVESDYEALQERLQTLPDKLSYDVMVPFGPLAFMPGKLVHTNEITVLLGDNWFSKCSAKQAIELVEHRKKHVRKALDDLQKVMKNFESRAEFTEDLQKMSDAAGEYVDIREEIEDDNIETKGKCRTAHRPHSKPKVSNVFEVDLPANGNDTKPMGRFQSEEELWARLEELERQEEILGELDRMPDTVETNGEDATSSEEEKEDEDKDTDVNGTCRAEDCITQGNFHKEFGNSDLFVGHINGSTYYHSDDEDDRDVGDNSVPTIFFSHTVEPKRVRINTGKNTTLKFSEKKEEAKRKRRNSSGNGHAAPELPNIKTPADIYRVFVDVVNGEYVPRKSILKSRSRENSVCSDTSENSAAEFDDRRGVQRSISCDEATQSDNSEGILEEEEGEGKQQLPKKLPPSSGATEAFSGTVIEKEPLSPSLIPHPVLAHPVLPTILERKSEELLSDAPEEPIKRISKFRAARMQQTQ, encoded by the exons GAAGAAGGTGGAGAGTGATTATGAGGCTCTTCAGGAACGACTCCAGACATTGCCTGACAAGTTGTCCTACGATGTCATG GTACCTTTTGGTCCTCTTGCCTTCATGCCAGGAAAGCTTGTCCACACCAATGAGATCACTGTTCTGCTAGGGGACAACTGGTTTTCCAAATGCTCAGCAAAGCAGGCTATTGAGCTGGTTGAGCACAGAAAAAAAC atgtAAGGAAAGCACTGGATGATTTGCAAAAAGTCATGAAGAATTTTGAATCACGAGCTGAATTCACAGAAGATTTGCAGAAAATGAGTGAT GCTGCAGGTGAATATGTTGACATAAGGGAAGAAATTGAAGATGATAACATTGAAACAAAAG GAAAATGCCGAACTGCTCACAGACCTCATTCAAAGCCAAAAGTATCAAATGTTTTTGAGGTAGATCTTCCAGCAAATGGAAATGATACAAAACCAATGGGTCGTTTTCAGTCAGAGGAGGAACTGTGGGCCCGCTTAGAAGAGCTCGAGAGACAAGAAGAGATCCTTGGTGAACTTGACAG GATGCCTGATACAGTTGAGACAAATGGAGAAGATGCAACCTCTTctgaagaggagaaggaggatgaGGATAAGGACACAGATGTGAATGGGACATGTAGGGCAGAGGACTGTATTACTCAGGGCAACTTCCATAAAGAATTTGGAAATTCAGACTTGTTTGTGGGCCACATTAATGGCTCAACTTATTATCACAGCGATGATGAAGATGACAGAGATGTTGGAGATAACTCTGTTCcaactatttttttctctcacactGTAGAACCTAAAAGG GTAAGaataaacacaggaaaaaatactactttgaaattcagtgaaaagaaagaagaggccaAGCGTAAAAGGAGGAACAGCAGTGGCAATGGCCatgcagctccagagctgcccaACATCAAAACCCCAGCGGACATTTACCG AGTCTTTGTTGATGTTGTGAATGGAGAATATGTCCCTCGTAAATCAATTCTGAAGTCTCGAAGCAGAGAGAACAGTGTTTGCAGCGATACCAGTGAGAACAGTGCTGCTGAGTTTGATGACAGACGAGGAGTTCAGAGGAGTATTAGCTGTGATGAAGCCACTCAGAGCGACAACAGCGAAGGCATCCtcgaggaagaggagggggaggggaagcagcagctacCGAAAAAGCTTCCTCCCTCTTCAGGGGCAACTGAG GCATTTTCTGGAACTGTCATAGAAAAGGAGCCTTTGTCTCCCTCCTTAATACCACACCCAGTCCTCGCTCACCCCGTGCTGCCGACCATTCTGGAGCGCAAATCAGAGGAACTTTTGTCTGACGCCCCAGAAGAACCTATCAAGAGGATTTCCAAATTCAGAGCTGCCAGGATGCAGCAGACTCAGTAG
- the URI1 gene encoding unconventional prefoldin RPB5 interactor 1 isoform X3 — MVVTGCQEKIQHWKKVESDYEALQERLQTLPDKLSYDVMVPFGPLAFMPGKLVHTNEITVLLGDNWFSKCSAKQAIELVEHRKKHVRKALDDLQKVMKNFESRAEFTEDLQKMSDAAGEYVDIREEIEDDNIETKGKCRTAHRPHSKPKVSNVFEVDLPANGNDTKPMGRFQSEEELWARLEELERQEEILGELDRMPDTVETNGEDATSSEEEKEDEDKDTDVNGTCRAEDCITQGNFHKEFGNSDLFVGHINGSTYYHSDDEDDRDVGDNSVPTIFFSHTVEPKRVRINTGKNTTLKFSEKKEEAKRKRRNSSGNGHAAPELPNIKTPADIYRVFVDVVNGEYVPRKSILKSRSRENSVCSDTSENSAAEFDDRRGVQRSISCDEATQSDNSEGILEEEEGEGKQQLPKKLPPSSGATEAFSGTVIEKEPLSPSLIPHPVLAHPVLPTILERKSEELLSDAPEEPIKRISKFRAARMQQTQ; from the exons GAAGAAGGTGGAGAGTGATTATGAGGCTCTTCAGGAACGACTCCAGACATTGCCTGACAAGTTGTCCTACGATGTCATG GTACCTTTTGGTCCTCTTGCCTTCATGCCAGGAAAGCTTGTCCACACCAATGAGATCACTGTTCTGCTAGGGGACAACTGGTTTTCCAAATGCTCAGCAAAGCAGGCTATTGAGCTGGTTGAGCACAGAAAAAAAC atgtAAGGAAAGCACTGGATGATTTGCAAAAAGTCATGAAGAATTTTGAATCACGAGCTGAATTCACAGAAGATTTGCAGAAAATGAGTGAT GCTGCAGGTGAATATGTTGACATAAGGGAAGAAATTGAAGATGATAACATTGAAACAAAAG GAAAATGCCGAACTGCTCACAGACCTCATTCAAAGCCAAAAGTATCAAATGTTTTTGAGGTAGATCTTCCAGCAAATGGAAATGATACAAAACCAATGGGTCGTTTTCAGTCAGAGGAGGAACTGTGGGCCCGCTTAGAAGAGCTCGAGAGACAAGAAGAGATCCTTGGTGAACTTGACAG GATGCCTGATACAGTTGAGACAAATGGAGAAGATGCAACCTCTTctgaagaggagaaggaggatgaGGATAAGGACACAGATGTGAATGGGACATGTAGGGCAGAGGACTGTATTACTCAGGGCAACTTCCATAAAGAATTTGGAAATTCAGACTTGTTTGTGGGCCACATTAATGGCTCAACTTATTATCACAGCGATGATGAAGATGACAGAGATGTTGGAGATAACTCTGTTCcaactatttttttctctcacactGTAGAACCTAAAAGG GTAAGaataaacacaggaaaaaatactactttgaaattcagtgaaaagaaagaagaggccaAGCGTAAAAGGAGGAACAGCAGTGGCAATGGCCatgcagctccagagctgcccaACATCAAAACCCCAGCGGACATTTACCG AGTCTTTGTTGATGTTGTGAATGGAGAATATGTCCCTCGTAAATCAATTCTGAAGTCTCGAAGCAGAGAGAACAGTGTTTGCAGCGATACCAGTGAGAACAGTGCTGCTGAGTTTGATGACAGACGAGGAGTTCAGAGGAGTATTAGCTGTGATGAAGCCACTCAGAGCGACAACAGCGAAGGCATCCtcgaggaagaggagggggaggggaagcagcagctacCGAAAAAGCTTCCTCCCTCTTCAGGGGCAACTGAG GCATTTTCTGGAACTGTCATAGAAAAGGAGCCTTTGTCTCCCTCCTTAATACCACACCCAGTCCTCGCTCACCCCGTGCTGCCGACCATTCTGGAGCGCAAATCAGAGGAACTTTTGTCTGACGCCCCAGAAGAACCTATCAAGAGGATTTCCAAATTCAGAGCTGCCAGGATGCAGCAGACTCAGTAG
- the URI1 gene encoding unconventional prefoldin RPB5 interactor 1 isoform X2: MCKRTSAIATENYSQFMVVTGCQEKIQHWKKVESDYEALQERLQTLPDKLSYDVMVPFGPLAFMPGKLVHTNEITVLLGDNWFSKCSAKQAIELVEHRKKHVRKALDDLQKVMKNFESRAEFTEDLQKMSDAAGEYVDIREEIEDDNIETKGKCRTAHRPHSKPKVSNVFEVDLPANGNDTKPMGRFQSEEELWARLEELERQEEILGELDRMPDTVETNGEDATSSEEEKEDEDKDTDVNGTCRAEDCITQGNFHKEFGNSDLFVGHINGSTYYHSDDEDDRDVGDNSVPTIFFSHTVEPKRVRINTGKNTTLKFSEKKEEAKRKRRNSSGNGHAAPELPNIKTPADIYRVFVDVVNGEYVPRKSILKSRSRENSVCSDTSENSAAEFDDRRGVQRSISCDEATQSDNSEGILEEEEGEGKQQLPKKLPPSSGATEAFSGTVIEKEPLSPSLIPHPVLAHPVLPTILERKSEELLSDAPEEPIKRISKFRAARMQQTQ; this comes from the exons GAAGAAGGTGGAGAGTGATTATGAGGCTCTTCAGGAACGACTCCAGACATTGCCTGACAAGTTGTCCTACGATGTCATG GTACCTTTTGGTCCTCTTGCCTTCATGCCAGGAAAGCTTGTCCACACCAATGAGATCACTGTTCTGCTAGGGGACAACTGGTTTTCCAAATGCTCAGCAAAGCAGGCTATTGAGCTGGTTGAGCACAGAAAAAAAC atgtAAGGAAAGCACTGGATGATTTGCAAAAAGTCATGAAGAATTTTGAATCACGAGCTGAATTCACAGAAGATTTGCAGAAAATGAGTGAT GCTGCAGGTGAATATGTTGACATAAGGGAAGAAATTGAAGATGATAACATTGAAACAAAAG GAAAATGCCGAACTGCTCACAGACCTCATTCAAAGCCAAAAGTATCAAATGTTTTTGAGGTAGATCTTCCAGCAAATGGAAATGATACAAAACCAATGGGTCGTTTTCAGTCAGAGGAGGAACTGTGGGCCCGCTTAGAAGAGCTCGAGAGACAAGAAGAGATCCTTGGTGAACTTGACAG GATGCCTGATACAGTTGAGACAAATGGAGAAGATGCAACCTCTTctgaagaggagaaggaggatgaGGATAAGGACACAGATGTGAATGGGACATGTAGGGCAGAGGACTGTATTACTCAGGGCAACTTCCATAAAGAATTTGGAAATTCAGACTTGTTTGTGGGCCACATTAATGGCTCAACTTATTATCACAGCGATGATGAAGATGACAGAGATGTTGGAGATAACTCTGTTCcaactatttttttctctcacactGTAGAACCTAAAAGG GTAAGaataaacacaggaaaaaatactactttgaaattcagtgaaaagaaagaagaggccaAGCGTAAAAGGAGGAACAGCAGTGGCAATGGCCatgcagctccagagctgcccaACATCAAAACCCCAGCGGACATTTACCG AGTCTTTGTTGATGTTGTGAATGGAGAATATGTCCCTCGTAAATCAATTCTGAAGTCTCGAAGCAGAGAGAACAGTGTTTGCAGCGATACCAGTGAGAACAGTGCTGCTGAGTTTGATGACAGACGAGGAGTTCAGAGGAGTATTAGCTGTGATGAAGCCACTCAGAGCGACAACAGCGAAGGCATCCtcgaggaagaggagggggaggggaagcagcagctacCGAAAAAGCTTCCTCCCTCTTCAGGGGCAACTGAG GCATTTTCTGGAACTGTCATAGAAAAGGAGCCTTTGTCTCCCTCCTTAATACCACACCCAGTCCTCGCTCACCCCGTGCTGCCGACCATTCTGGAGCGCAAATCAGAGGAACTTTTGTCTGACGCCCCAGAAGAACCTATCAAGAGGATTTCCAAATTCAGAGCTGCCAGGATGCAGCAGACTCAGTAG